The Gemmatimonadaceae bacterium DNA segment ACGAGCAGCGTGGCGGCCATCCCAATCCAGGGTGCGACGCGCTTGAGCGGGCGCCGCGGTCCGATGGCAATGATGTCCGGTGCCGCTGCGGCGCCGTACCGTGCGCCGCGTGCCGCCACGATCGCCTCCCACATCTCGTCGCGCGGCGTCACCGCCGGCGGGGCGTTGTAGTCCCGCGTCTCGCGCTTGATGAAGTCCTCGAACTGTGCGTCGCTCACGATGCCCACTCCCCGGCGAATTCCGCCAATTCTTCCCGTAGCCGAGCCCGCGCCCGGTGCAGCTGTGCCTTGGAGGTGCCTGGCTGGATTCCCAGCGCGCTGGCGATCTCCTCGTGCGTGTAGCCTTCCACGTCGTGCATCACGAACACCGTGCGGTAGCCGTCCGCGAGGCCATCGATCGCCTTGCGCAGTCGCAGCTTGAGGTCTGGTTCGGCCTCGCGCGTCGCGACCTCGGCATCCGGCAGCGTGTCCCCGGTCAGTTCCCGCCCGTGGATGCGCCGCACCTTCTTGAGCCCGTTGAGGATCACCGACGTCGCGATGGCGTGGAGCCAGGTGGCGAGGGACGAATCGCCCCGGAAGTCGGCGAGCTTGCTGAAGGCCCGGACGAACGTGTCCTGCGTGAAGTCGCGGGCGAGGGTCTCGTCCCCAGCCATCCGCCAAGCCAGCCGGTAGATGCGGTCCACGTGCGCGTCATAGAGCTGACGCTCTGCGCGTGGATTGCCCCGCAGGATCTCGGCGATGAGTTGAGCGTCTGTCACGGGGTGGGATTCGCGTGCCGGACTTCGGTGTACGCCCCAGAGACAGGGGGAGTCCGGAAAGGGTTGCGTGGGGGAGTGCGAATCCGTACGGGGGGCGCGGGGGTGGGGTGTCTACCGGGCCGCCGCGAGCGCTAAGGTGTTGCGCTAGAGGGTCTTGCCTTTCAGGCGCATCAGGATGGCGCGGATGGCGGCGGGGTTGCTCGCGAGGGAGCTCCGGATCTCGAGCGAGCGGACCCAGGTGTAGCGGTTGGTGAGGGGGAAGAACGGGGGGCGGCGGTTCGTGATTTGGCAACGGTCGGGGATGCCCGCCCAGCGCAGTCCGGTGGTGTTGCCGTTGTAGAGCTGCGAGTAGGTGCGCATCGCGGTGCCGCCCACCAGGCGGAAGCATCCGGCGGCCGTGTTGCCGCCGGCGTCGGCAGGGCAGGACAGCGGGACGCTGTTGACGGCGGCGACGTTGTTGCCCTCGGTGCCGACGGTGCCGGTGAGGCTCATCAGCTGGGCGTGGACGGCCACTTCGCGCGAAGTGCCGAGGTGTTTGGTGATGCTCGGTGGGTTCGTCGTGCCGAGTGACGGCGACTGCTGATGGGCAATGCGCTTGGCACGCAACAGCGCGTTGTTGGCGACGAGAATATCGCTGGTCGCGACGACGCCCAGTTGGTCGTCGCAAGCCGCGGTCGCCGGGTCGGCGGGGTCCTGCACCTGCTGGAGTTGGTCGATGATGACGACCGGGCCATCGACAATGAGCGTGAGTTGTCCTCGCAGCAGTCCGCTCAAGTACAGCGGCCCCCCTGTCGCCCGCATCACGCCTCGGGATGCCGCGTTCGATGCGCCGCCCAGCGGCCAGAGGTACGGAAGTTCGTCGGCCTG contains these protein-coding regions:
- a CDS encoding RNA polymerase sigma factor is translated as MTDAQLIAEILRGNPRAERQLYDAHVDRIYRLAWRMAGDETLARDFTQDTFVRAFSKLADFRGDSSLATWLHAIATSVILNGLKKVRRIHGRELTGDTLPDAEVATREAEPDLKLRLRKAIDGLADGYRTVFVMHDVEGYTHEEIASALGIQPGTSKAQLHRARARLREELAEFAGEWAS